From a single Pelodiscus sinensis isolate JC-2024 chromosome 4, ASM4963464v1, whole genome shotgun sequence genomic region:
- the SSH3 gene encoding protein phosphatase Slingshot homolog 3 isoform X2 — protein MASACSARCTLGMVLPLWSDTQVFLDGDGGFSVTSWGQTRIFKPISVQTMWSVLQVLHKACNEAVHNNHFPGGTALSWAEWYQCGIASEQSCINEWLAMSDLESVRPDFPAVFSDRPTQREMMERMIRAKLRELMATADLESITSKEIRTELEHRTNCSLKEYKEFIDNEMLLIMAQMDRPSRIFDHLYLGSEWNAANLEELQRNRISHILNVTREIDNFFPALFTYMNVRLYDEEASQLLPYWKETYRFISDVRAQNSRVLVHCKMGVSRSASTVIAYAMKEYGWTLKRAYQHVQDRRPIVHPNPSFMKQLEFYQGILDASRHSSLWEQKAGDSQWEDTLNGSDTGSDQSESEGSLSQDRLSSEEEPGPQEEEPVTTPQYCFRPLREPPEEPAQPQAPEGGEGPQICLQVVEEPGASDDSGAEEVRGHLATLRVPKTPSTPRDRRINLYAVMRSISEMDSPDVPSPLGGPTEGEVFVIPGHESPRQHPTSEPAAPPAPAQNQEEPKTATPGPTAEQHPQGTPTEKTGKRRGRQRGRQVPRSHAQPCKQISYHPAKGKLHKAVKPVEGSSPKDRAPNARRAQAMKHRHSVAQLMDAALVLSRTREFEERLEAAGQERPPKEEPASPSSPPQEPQPGGGTLPPSRPRRMVRQASMDMEPGSG, from the exons CTCGGCCAGATGCACCTTGGggatggtgctgcccctttggagCGACACCCAGGTCTTCCTCGACGGGGATGG GGGCTTCAGTGTGACATCCTGGGGGCAGACACGCATCTTCAAACCCATCTCTGTGCAGACCATGTG gtcGGTGCTGCAGGTGCTGCACAAGGCGTGCAATGAAGCCGTTCACAACAACCACTTCCCTGGGGGCACCGCCCTGAGCTGGGCCGAGTGGTATCAGTGCGGCATCGCTTCGGAGCAGAGCTGCATCAACGAGTGGCTGGCCATGTCCGACCTGGAGTCTGTGCGACCTGACTTCCCCGCTGTCTTCTCTGACCG CCCAACCCAGCGTGAGATGATGGAGCGGATGATCCGGGCCAAACTGCGTGAACTGATGGCCACGGCTGACCTGGAGAGCATCACCTCCAAGGAG ATCcgcacagagctggagcaccgCACCAACTGCAGCCTGAAGGAGTACAAGGAGTTCATCGACAACGAGATGTTGCTCATCATGGCCCAGATGGACCGGCCCTCCAGGATCTTTGACCACCTGTACCTA GGCTCCGAGTGGAACGCAGCCAACCTGGAGGAGCTGCAGCGCAACAG AATCAGCCACATCCTCAACGTGACCCGGGAAATCGACAACTTCTTCCCGGCGCTTTTCACCTACATGAACGTGCGGCTCTACGACGAAGAggcctcccagctgctgccctacTGGAAAGAGACCTATCGCTTCATCTCTGATGTCCG GGCTCAGAACTCGCGGGTGTTGGTACACTGCAAGATGGGCGTGAGCCGCTCTGCCTCCACGGTGATTGCCTACGCCATGAAGGAGTACGGCTGGACGCTGAAGCGGGCCTACCAGCACGTGCAGGACAGACGCCCCATAGTGCACCCCAACCCCAGCTTCATGAAGCAGCTGGAGTTCTACCAGGGCATCTTGGATGCCAG CCGGCACAGCAGCCTGTGGGAGCAGAAGGCAGGAGACTCCCAGTGGGAGGACACGCTGAACGGGAGTGACACTGGCAGTGACCAATCGGAGAGCGAGGGGAGCCTGAGTCAGGACCGGCTGAGCTCGGAGGAGGAGCCAGGACCGCAGGAGGAGGAGCCAGTCACGACGCCCCAGTATTGTTTCCGGCCCTTGCGGGAGCCCCCCGAggaaccagcccagccccaggcaccAGAAGGCGGCGAGGGGCCCCAGATTTGCCTGCAGGTGGTGGAGGAGCCAGGGGCCTCCGATGACTCAGGGGCGGAGGAGGTTCGGGGGCACCTGGCCACGCTGCGGGTGCCAAAGACGCCCAGCACGCCACGTGACCGGCGGATCAACCTCTATGCTGTGATGAGGAGCATCAGCGAGATGGACAGCCCCGACGTACCCTCCCCGCTGGGGGGTCCTACCGAGGGGGAG GTGTTTGTCATCCCAGGACATGAGTCCCCGAGGCAGCACCCCACCTCGGAGCCTGCGGCCCCACCAGCACCCGCGCAGAACCAGGAGGAGCCGAAAACAGCAACCCCAGGCCCCACGGCCGAGCAGCACCCACAGGGGACCCCAACAGAGAAGACGGGTAAGCGGCGGGGCCGGCAGCGCGGCCGCCAGGTCCCTCGGAGCCATGCCCAGCCGTGCAAGCAGATTTCCTACCACCCAGCGAAGGGCAAGCTGCACAAGGCCGTGAAGCCTGTGGAAGGCTCCTCCCCCAAAGACAGGGCCCCAAACGCACGCCGGGCTCAGGCCATGAAGCACCGGCACTCCGTGGCCCAGCTCATGGACGCAGCCCTGGTGCTCAGCCGCACCAGGGAGTTTGAGGAGCGGCtggaggctgctggccaggaaaggCCCCCAAAGGAGGAGCCTGCTAGCCCCTCGTCCCCACCTCAGGAGCCCCAGCCTGGAGGAGGCACTCTCCCCCCATCACGACCCAGGAGGATGGTGCGGCAGGCCAGCATGGACATGGAGCCTGGCTCCGGGTGA